The proteins below come from a single Leptidea sinapis chromosome Z, ilLepSina1.1, whole genome shotgun sequence genomic window:
- the LOC126979179 gene encoding 39S ribosomal protein L12, mitochondrial, with amino-acid sequence MNSMRIIRKIPIRQLRVFSRCATLQQETVEASNPMIIPPPDGVDKPVSPKLEKLVSDITNLSLLEVSELSQVLKRRLNLPDAPVMPMGGFAMAAPAADEEEVAPKAVKTNFTVKLTKFDDKQKVALIKEVKNLLEGFNLVQAKKFVESAPTIVKADISKDEAEKLKEALTKVGAEIEID; translated from the exons ATGAACAGCATGAGAATTATAAGGAAAATTCCTATTCGACAGTTACGGGTGTTTTCCCGATG TGCGACTCTTCAGCAAGAAACAGTAGAAGCTAGTAACCCCATGATAATACCGCCTCCTGATGGCGTTGACAAACCAGTATCTCCTAAACTTGAAAAATTGGTCTCTGATATAACAAATCTAAGTTTGCTGGAAGTTTCGGAGCTTAGCCAGGTTCTAAAACGAAGGTTGAACCTACCTGATGCTCCTGTAATGCCAATGGGAGGTTTTGCTATGGCAGCGCCGGCAGCAGATGAAGAAGAGGTTGCACCTAAGGCAGTAAAAACGAATTTCACA GTAAAGCTGACAAAATTTGATGACAAACAGAAAGTAGCTCTCATCAAAGAAGTGAAAAATCTTCTAGAAGGGTTTAACCTGGTACAGGCTAAGAAGTTTGTTGAGAGTGCTCCCACCATAGTGAAAGCCGACATTTCTAAAGACGAAGCTGAGAAACTAAAAGAAGCATTAACAAAAGTTGGAGCCGAGATAGAAATAGATTAG
- the LOC126979136 gene encoding uncharacterized protein LOC126979136 — MEIVNKIKLMFAKIAEADYVMNNYYVENLFTKLSNDDPEVLYLKSLPALTDLLLEALNSKNTYHSTVKVFLVKLLAFLSQSEINFTKINTKIGCDLTEAFNQINATEINPSLRVAYMEVALALLQHNSGVHWLLESGAWRNILTLCYEKRTVFTLRQTYRYVSLFVWKLKDLDNDAGVKSVLEFILRPMSETDLIRKETISSEEEDEICKTFEPMLQMLLSVISNEEQIRSPNCIVHYLLNEFKVMTYLYVILDRLRREDIWIMTTKLLFWLVISKIFLIKPMTPHTKYEKEDLMEVIVTYFNTINKIIQRRYVTLVFDYSNACNLIWGRVWVDQTLEPLVCNYNDKVRKRQLHMQLLTINLVPCLVFVTIGRKSPMSGGSIDRVNEFILELMQLSCEHTARTVYALRDLMHQLDIPSVTLQSVRRLTCLKNHLNNEQANLVFQTMFYVLKEFDPIDEYGETKPGQTYEDDHDRFSVLAYVMDTLLYLVNNYNINWHDTVEVVCLHTVVCNILKKPNLTCKFIVIALSMLSTTVKKFLHPNLSLLLDTKPGSSLHVIGKLMYLKMHDLNWEIRDSALELLLVCTEISFIKFPSLQKQILSNNLINVAMSMALNDHEYYVRVSALRCVGAASKVAALWVQLQAEYPNVQDLLISILRNNQEGIVRKEACNVLCDIYQNIKHPPSQQSVLYEHLVAASLDDFHWEVQLSALKFWKCVIQSFLREQGMLDGKFPRVTFSKESRKIVTLTDKELQKRLTKTLDELASIGCLTVLVKLLHDDSELEVMDLALSISTELFNTLERYKVPGSLRPNEQDPASIDELFKQKNQDQMELDRCKVESIGDPENIIEGILGSDDMSLLADMYQKHMNIENVEAGTEVNKKIFKIASPYIFVTFMRQNDFKRVIEQKRNWRDGIRSVSSLLDDILGIYEVNSEANDLDCY; from the exons ATGGAAATTGtgaacaaaatcaaattaatgtttgCCAAGATTGCAGAAGCTGATTACgtgatgaataattattatgttgaaAACTTATTTACTAAATTAAGTAATGATGATCcag AAGTGTTATACCTAAAATCATTACCAGCACTTACGGATTTGTTGCTAGAAGCACTTAACAGCAAAAATACCTACCACAGTACAGTGAAAGTATTTCTTGTTAAGTTGCTAGCCTTTCTGTCGCAAAGCgaaattaatttcactaaaatcAACACCAAAATAGGTTGTGATCTAACAGAAGCATTTAACCAAATAAATGCTACAGAAATTAATCCAAGCTTAAGAGTTGCATACATGGAAGTGGCATTAGCTCTCCTCCAGCATAATTCAGGTGTTCACTGGTTGCTTGAATCAGGTGCATGGCGAAATATTCTCACACTCTGTTATGAGAAGCGTACAGTTTTCACACTAAGGCAGACTTACAGATATGTCTCGTTGTTTGTTTGGAAACTAAAGGACTTAGACAACGACGCTGGCGTCAAGAGTGTTCTAGAATTTATTCTGAGGCCTATGTCAGAAACAGATTTAATTCGGAAAGAAACAATAAGTAGCGAAGAGGAGGATGAAATATGTAAAACTTTTGAACCAATGTTACAAAtgttattaagtgttattagtaATGAAGAACAAATTAGATCGCCTAACTGTATCGTTCACTACTTATTAAATGAATTCAAAGTGATGACATATTTATATGTGATCTTAGACCGACTGAGACGAGAGGATATTTGGATTATGACAACGAAACTGTTATTCTGGTTGGTAATTAGCaagatttttttgataaaaccgATGACTCCACATACGAAATACGAAAAAGAAGATCTAATGGAGGTGATCGtgacatattttaatactataaacaaaataatacaacgCCGATACGTAACACTAGTGTTTGATTACAGCAATGCGTGTAACTTAATATGGGGACGCGTCTGGGTAGACCAGACTCTCGAGCCTTTGGTTTGTAACTACAATGATAAAGTAAGGAAACGACAACTTCATATGCAATTGCTGACGATAAATCTCGTTCCGTGTCTAGTGTTTGTTACGATTGGAAGAAAAAGTCCAATGAGTGGAGGAAGCATTGATCGAGTGAATGAGTTTATCCTCGAGCTGATGCAGTTGAGCTGCGAGCATACGGCGCGTACGGTATACGCGTTGCGTGATCTGATGCATCAGCTAGATATTCCATCTGTAACCCTGCAAAGTGTAAGGCGGCTGACATGTTTGAAGAATCATTTGAATAACGAGCAAGCTAATTTGGTATTTCAGACGATGTTCTATGTGCTAAAGGAGTTTGATCCGATCGATGAGTACGGTGAAACGAAGCCTGGTCAAACCTATGAAGACGATCATGACAGATTTTCTGTACTGGCTTATGTTATGGATACGCTGCTATATCTGGtcaacaattacaatataaattggCATGACACTGTGGAAGTGGTATGTCTACATACTGTTGTGTGCAATATTCTGAAGAAACCCAATTTGACTTGTAAG ttCATAGTGATCGCGCTCAGCATGCTCTCCACCACCGTGAAGAAGTTCCTGCACCCGAACCTGTCGCTCCTGTTGGACACCAAGCCCGGCTCCAGCCTGCACGTCATCGGGAAGCTCATGTATCTCAAGATGCACGACCTCAACTGGGAGATCAGGGACAGTGCGCTCGAGCTGTTGCTAGTCTGTACTGAGATCTCCTTTATAA AATTCCCATCGCTACAGAAGCAGATCCTCTCGAATAATCTGATAAACGTGGCGATGTCTATGGCGCTCAACGACCACGAGTACTACGTGAGGGTGTCCGCGCTCCGCTGTGTCGGAGCCGCCAGCAAGGTGGCCGCGCTCTGGGTGCAGCTGCAGGCAGAGTATCCGAACGTACAG GACTTGCTGATATCTATATTAAGAAATAACCAAGAAGGTATCGTCCGGAAAGAAGCCTGCAACGTCCTCTGCGACATTTATCAGAACATTAAACATCCACCGAGTCAACAATCTGTTCTCTACGAACATTTAGTGGCGGCGTCTCTTGATGACTTCCATTGGGAGGTCCAACTGAGCGCGCTCAAATTCTGGAAGTGTGTCATCCAATCATTCCTAAGAGAGCAGGGAATGTTGGATGGAAAGTTTCCCCGAGTGACGTTTTCAAAAGAATCACGAAAAATTGTCACCTTAACGGACAAAGAATTACAGAAGAGATTGACTAAGACACTTGATGAATTAGCTTCTATCGGTTGCCTCACTGTACTGGTTAAACTTCTGCATGACGATTCAGAGCTCGAAGTTATGGATCTAGCTTTAAGTATATCTACAGAACTATTTAATACTCTTGAGAGGTATAAAGTACCTGGAAGCTTACGACCAAATGAACAAGACCCAGCTAGTATAGATGAATtgtttaaacagaaaaatcaaGATCAAATGGAGCTAGACCGTTGTAAGGTTGAAAGTATAGGAGATCCAGAAAATATTATAGAAGGCATTCTGGGTTCAGATGATATGAGTTTACTAGCAGATATGTATCAGAAACATATGAATATAGAAAACGTAGAAGCAGGTACGgaagttaacaaaaaaatatttaaaattgcgTCTCCATATATATTCGTAACGTTTATGAGACAGAATGATTTCAAACGTGTTATTGAGCAGAAAAGAAACTGGAGGGATGGTATACGAAGTGTATCATCCTTGTTAGATgatatattaggtatatatgAAGTAAATAGTGAGGCTAATGACTTAGATTgttattga